The Pecten maximus chromosome 12, xPecMax1.1, whole genome shotgun sequence genome includes a region encoding these proteins:
- the LOC117338944 gene encoding uncharacterized protein K02A2.6-like codes for MGLVERIYLVVSTQNNDTIPADIMNEYGPLFKGIGCMLGQHKIQIDPSVKPVVHPPRKVPLALKSKVKAELDRMESEGIVIKQTEPTPWVNSMVSVAKPNGKVRLCIDPRDLNVAIQREHFPMKTIEDVLAELPDAMVFSKLDATSGFWQLRLDAESTKLCTFNSPFGRYSFTRLPFGIKSAPEVYQRTVSEMISGLEGCEAIVDDILIWGTDMKEHDERLRKVLDQYLGKFVPNLSEVSAPLRELLQKTTEWYWDVEQENSFCKLKKLVTQAPVLRYYDPVKELTLTVDASSKGLGAAIIQDGQPIAYASRAMTTAQQNYAQIEKEALAIAFGCTRFHQFVYGRSVTVESDHKPLQSIFRKPLMLAPPRLQRILLTLQKYDLNVTYKPGKEMLIADHLSRAYLPESKDDIVPDLTINSLLTSYLPVSPDMYHKLQHETSNDRELQNLQDVVLDGWPDTREEIVTEILPYWNFRDEISCVDGLYKNHKLIIPKAMRSEMLKIIHKSHLGIVKSKSLARDILHWPGMATDIENTIKRCTLCAETPRGNPKEPLVVTDLPDRPWSVIAADLFEYKGNHYLVSVDKYSKWPELAKLDNLSSSNTISYLKGQMSRYGIPDRVLTDNGPQFACD; via the coding sequence ATGGGCTTAGTAGAGAGAATATACCTTGTAGTATCAACACAGAACAACGATACCATTCCTGCAGATATAATGAATGAGTATGGACCTTTGTTCAAGGGTATAGGATGTATGTTAGGTCAgcacaaaatacaaattgatCCTAGTGTCAAGCCAGTTGTCCACCCTCCTAGGAAAGTACCATTAGCTCTCAAGTCTAAGGTAAAGGCTGAATTGGACCGCATGGAGTCTGAAGGTATCGTGATTAAGCAGACAGAGCCAACACCATGGGTAAACTCAATGGTCTCCGTTGCTAAACCAAATGGAAAAGTTCGATTGTGCATAGATCCACGAGATTTAAACGTCGCGATACAGCGAGAGCACTTCCCAATGAAGACCATAGAAGATGTATTAGCGGAACTTCCCGACGCAATGGTATTCTCAAAACTCGATGCGACGTCAGGGTTTTGGCAGTTACGCTTAGACGCAGAAAGTACAAAGCTCTGTACTTTTAATTCGCCATTTGGACGGTACAGTTTTACTAGATTGCCCTTTGGAATTAAGAGTGCACCAGAAGTCTATCAACGCACAGTTTCAGAAATGATCTCTGGTCTGGAAGGCTGTGAGGCAATTGTTGATGACATACTAATTTGGGGTACTGATATGAAGGAGCATGATGAGAGACTACGAAAGGTCTTAGACCAATATTTGGGAAAGTTTGTGCCAAATTTATCCGAGGTTAGCGCACCACTTAGAGAACTATTACAGAAAACAACTGAGTGGTATTGGGACGTAGAGCAGGAAAATAGCTTCTGCAAACTCAAAAAACTAGTGACTCAAGCGCCAGTACTACGTTACTATGACCCTGTGAAGGAACTTACATTAACTGTTGACGCGAGCTCGAAAGGGCTAGGAGCAGCCATTATACAAGATGGTCAGCCAATAGCATACGCTTCTAGGGCGATGACTACCGCGCAACAAAACTACGCACAGATTGAGAAAGAGGCGTTAGCAATCGCGTTCGGTTGTACGAGATTTCACCAATTTGTATATGGTCGGAGCGTTACAGTAGAAAGTGACCATAAGCCACTCCAGTCAATCTTCAGAAAGCCTTTGATGTTAGCACCGCCTAGACTGCAGaggattttattgactttgcAAAAGTATGACTTGAATGTCACCTACAAGCCTGGTAAGGAGATGTTGATTGCAGACCATTTAAGTAGAGCTTACTTACCTGAAAGCAAGGACGACATTGTACCAGATCTGACGATCAATTCATTGTTGACGTCGTACCTCCCGGTATCCCCGGACATGTATCATAAACTACAACACGAGACGTCAAACGATAGAGAACTTCAAAATCTCCAAGACGTAGTGTTAGATGGGTGGCCAGACACAAGAGAAGAGATTGTTACAGAGATTCTGCCGTATTGGAATTTCAGAGATGAAATATCGTGCGTAGACGGCTTGTACAAAAACCATAAACTGATAATTCCAAAAGCAATGCGTTCAGAAATGTTGAAGATTATACACAAATCTCATCTCGGGATTGTGAAGTCCAAGTCCTTAGCCCGCGATATCCTACATTGGCCGGGTATGGCAACTGACATTGAAAACACCATAAAAAGGTGTACCTTGTGTGCCGAGACACCACGAGGGAATCCCAAGGAACCTCTAGTAGTAACTGACTTACCAGATAGACCGTGGTCAGTGATAGCCGCGGATTTGTTCGAATACAAGGGAAATCATTACTTGGTATCTGTAGACAAGTATTCGAAATGGCCAGAACTTGCAAAGCTAGACAATCTGAGTAGTAGTAACACAATTTCCTACCTCAAAGGTCAGATGTCGCGATATGGAATACCCGATCGTGTTCTAACAGACAATGGACCTCAATTCGCGTGTGACTGA